A single region of the Serinus canaria isolate serCan28SL12 chromosome 11, serCan2020, whole genome shotgun sequence genome encodes:
- the LOC103816789 gene encoding hypoxanthine-guanine phosphoribosyltransferase-like, with translation MAHGLQIRDEESGYNKNLFRIPKHYEEDLERVFIPHGLILDRTERLARDIMQDMGSHHIVALCVLKGGYKFFADLLDHIKTLNQNGDKSVPVTVDFVRIKSYCNDSPAEKISFVGEELSTLNGKNVLVVDDIIETGRTMKALLSKIKDKKPRMVKVVSLLVKRTCQSPGYRPDYTGFEIPDKFVVGYALDYNEYFRDLNHICILKENAKEKYRM, from the exons ATGGCTCATGGACTGCAG ATAAGAGATGAGGAAAGCGGCtacaataaaaatctgtttcGCATTCCTAAGCATTATGAAGAAGATTTAGAAAGAGTCTTCATTCCTCATGGACTCATCCTGGACAG gACAGAACGTTTGGCTAGAGATATCATGCAAGACATGGGAAGTCATCACATTGTTGCGCTCTGTGTCCTTAAAGGAGGCTATAAATTCTTTGCTGATTTGCTGGACCATATAAAAACACTAAATCAAAATGGTGACAAATCTGTGCCTGTTACCGTGGATTTTGTCAGAATAAAAAGCTACTGT AATGATTCACCTGcagaaaaaatcagttttgttgGAGAGGAACTGTCTACACTAAATGGGAAG aaTGTGTTAGTAGTAGAC GACATTATTGAGACTGGTAGAACAATGAAAGCactgctttcaaaaataaaagacaagaaaCCAAGGATGGTAAAAGTTGTAAG CCTGCTTGTTAAAAGGACATGTCAGAGTCCAGGTTACAGACCAGACT ATACAGGCTTTGAAATTCCAGATAAATTTGTGGTTGGATATGCTCTTGACTATAATGAATACTTCAGAGATTTAAAT